Proteins co-encoded in one Nitratireductor kimnyeongensis genomic window:
- a CDS encoding dihydroxyacetone kinase subunit L: MIDSKAISEALKGIASHTAAASDELCAADGALGDGDLGITVSKGFAEAATAELPDDVGMALLEVAKAFQRVSSSSYGTLLATGFMAAAKREKGKPGIELEEIPGLVAAARDAMMARGKGNLGDKTVLDSLDAVASALEGTSPQVMVETTIKAAEHTVERYRDLPNKLGRARMFGEKSVGLPDPGQLAFLRIVEGLRSEAHQG, encoded by the coding sequence ATGATCGACAGCAAGGCGATTTCAGAGGCTCTCAAAGGCATCGCATCCCATACCGCTGCGGCTAGCGACGAGCTTTGCGCTGCGGACGGTGCGCTCGGGGACGGCGATCTTGGGATCACCGTGTCAAAAGGGTTTGCGGAGGCTGCAACGGCAGAGCTTCCCGATGATGTGGGCATGGCGCTCCTTGAAGTGGCAAAGGCGTTTCAGCGCGTCTCATCGTCCTCCTACGGTACGCTGCTCGCCACGGGATTCATGGCGGCGGCGAAACGTGAAAAAGGAAAACCCGGGATAGAGCTCGAGGAGATACCGGGCCTTGTTGCTGCCGCGCGTGACGCCATGATGGCACGCGGAAAGGGCAATCTGGGTGACAAAACGGTGCTCGACAGTCTCGATGCCGTTGCCAGCGCGCTTGAGGGAACTTCACCGCAAGTGATGGTCGAGACGACGATCAAAGCAGCCGAGCACACTGTGGAGCGCTATCGGGATCTGCCGAACAAGCTGGGGCGCGCGCGCATGTTTGGTGAGAAGAGCGTCGGTTTGCCGGATCCTGGACAGCTCGCATTTCTTCGCATTGTGGAAGGACTGCGAAGCGAGGCTCACCAGGGCTAG
- a CDS encoding dihydroxyacetone kinase subunit DhaK, giving the protein MKKILNNPADYVDEMLDGMTAAHPQIYAQPVRRVITRAAGAKKGKVGIVTGGGSGHLPVFTGYVGTGLLDACAIGDVFASPSAEQMAEAIRLADGGAGVLRLYGNYGGDVMNFDMAGEMAEMEHDIRTTTVLLTDDVVSAPKEEAEKRRGVAGMVYAFKIAGAAAERGDDLDEVTRIAQKTADACRSIGMALTPCTIPQAGKPTFEIGETEMEMGMGIHGEPGIWRDAIKPADEIAEEMLDRLMADQPLAKGDRISILVNSLGATPAEELYILYRHAKQKLDALGVEIVMPLVGRYATSMEMTGATITVIKLDDELEGLLKAPAECAFWRV; this is encoded by the coding sequence ATGAAAAAGATCCTGAACAACCCCGCCGACTATGTGGACGAGATGCTGGATGGCATGACCGCCGCGCATCCTCAGATTTATGCGCAGCCTGTGCGGCGCGTGATCACCCGGGCGGCGGGCGCCAAAAAGGGCAAGGTCGGCATTGTGACCGGCGGCGGCTCAGGCCATCTGCCCGTCTTTACCGGTTATGTGGGCACAGGCCTGCTCGATGCGTGTGCCATCGGTGACGTGTTTGCCAGCCCTTCGGCCGAACAAATGGCCGAGGCGATCCGCCTGGCCGATGGCGGCGCGGGCGTGTTGCGCCTCTACGGCAATTATGGCGGCGATGTCATGAATTTCGACATGGCCGGTGAAATGGCCGAGATGGAACACGACATCCGCACCACCACCGTGCTTCTGACGGACGATGTCGTGTCGGCCCCAAAGGAAGAGGCCGAGAAGCGGCGCGGCGTGGCGGGCATGGTCTACGCGTTCAAGATTGCGGGTGCGGCCGCCGAACGCGGCGATGACCTGGATGAAGTCACCCGCATCGCCCAGAAGACGGCGGATGCCTGCCGATCCATCGGAATGGCGCTTACGCCCTGTACGATTCCGCAGGCCGGCAAACCGACCTTCGAGATCGGCGAGACGGAAATGGAAATGGGCATGGGCATCCATGGCGAGCCCGGCATCTGGCGCGATGCGATCAAGCCTGCCGACGAGATCGCCGAAGAGATGCTGGACCGTCTCATGGCCGATCAGCCTCTCGCAAAAGGCGACCGCATCTCGATTCTGGTGAACTCATTGGGTGCGACGCCGGCCGAAGAGCTCTACATTCTCTACCGGCATGCGAAGCAGAAGCTCGATGCTCTGGGCGTCGAGATCGTGATGCCGCTGGTGGGCCGTTATGCGACCTCCATGGAAATGACCGGCGCAACGATCACGGTGATCAAGCTGGACGATGAACTGGAAGGTTTGCTCAAGGCTCCGGCCGAATGCGCCTTCTGGCGTGTCTAG
- a CDS encoding cyclase family protein, translated as MNVHATDPSALLGNLAEALGTGAIEVVDLTHTLDQDFPVIVLPPEFGQCARFRMEEVSAYDHRGPAWKWHNFTCSEHTGTHFDAPSHWISGRDVPNGSVDEIPAERFIGPVCVIDCSEGAAADEDFELTPEIIEAWEAEHGRIPAESWVLMRTDWSKRRGAAYLNMREDGAHSPGPTPAAIRLLVDERGIRGFGTETVGTDAGQGSHYTPPYPAHFYLHGAGRYGLQCLNNLDRLPPTGAMLIATPLKIKNGTGSPLRVVALVPGRT; from the coding sequence ATGAACGTCCACGCAACCGACCCATCCGCCCTTCTGGGCAATCTGGCGGAGGCGCTCGGCACCGGTGCCATCGAGGTGGTGGACCTCACCCACACGCTCGACCAGGATTTTCCGGTCATCGTGCTGCCGCCCGAGTTCGGCCAGTGCGCCCGCTTCCGCATGGAAGAGGTGTCCGCCTATGACCATCGCGGCCCGGCGTGGAAATGGCACAACTTCACCTGCAGCGAGCACACCGGCACCCATTTCGATGCGCCCTCACACTGGATCTCCGGCCGCGACGTGCCCAATGGCAGCGTCGACGAGATTCCCGCCGAGCGCTTTATCGGGCCGGTCTGCGTGATCGACTGTTCCGAAGGCGCTGCCGCCGACGAGGATTTCGAGCTGACGCCGGAGATCATCGAGGCGTGGGAGGCCGAGCATGGCCGCATTCCCGCCGAGAGCTGGGTTCTGATGCGCACCGACTGGTCAAAGCGCCGGGGCGCGGCCTATCTCAACATGCGCGAGGATGGCGCGCATTCGCCCGGCCCCACGCCGGCAGCGATCCGGCTTCTGGTGGACGAACGCGGCATTCGCGGTTTCGGCACCGAGACCGTCGGCACCGACGCCGGTCAGGGATCGCACTACACGCCGCCCTACCCGGCCCATTTCTATCTTCACGGCGCGGGGCGCTACGGGCTGCAATGCCTCAACAATCTCGACCGGCTTCCGCCCACAGGCGCGATGCTGATCGCAACCCCGCTCAAGATCAAGAACGGCACCGGCAGCCCGCTGCGCGTGGTGGCGCTTGTGCCCGGCAGGACCTGA
- a CDS encoding SDR family NAD(P)-dependent oxidoreductase has translation MTDAILPPPKKDPQKRTRTQTLPSGLRSRAALGLTAAAAEGRFMLQVCGECGALQYPPRDACSACLSTDLPWRDIDPAGELIAETTVRTSTNTYFRERTPWRVGTVRLDAGPSVMCHVHGDVPRGGRVRIINRLDKSGQGVLYALPPEGTPNMEDDPQLREITADPKFRRVLITDARSENAVALAEAFAKAGASIIFIGEPEGWRPYPHRAALEAIPNVQIVPLDVTDTGSVAELAGEIGGKTDILVNNARFVRPGGIMDRGDTVFARDEMEVNYLGLMRLAQSFGPAMRGRGADGDNSAAAWVNILSVYAYSNMPAFGAFSASNAAAYSLSQCLRAEMRPGGVRVMNVYTGPTDDAWHQPLPPPKVAPAALARAIVSGLKDGLEDVFVGDVAKDLIERWRAGAKVLEREMSETDGGGA, from the coding sequence ATGACCGACGCCATTCTGCCGCCACCGAAGAAAGATCCGCAAAAGCGCACCCGCACACAGACACTGCCCTCGGGCCTCAGAAGCCGCGCGGCGCTGGGGCTCACGGCGGCTGCCGCCGAGGGGCGCTTCATGCTTCAGGTCTGCGGCGAATGCGGCGCGCTGCAATATCCGCCGCGCGACGCCTGCTCCGCGTGCCTGTCGACCGACCTGCCATGGCGCGACATCGACCCGGCGGGCGAACTCATCGCCGAGACCACGGTGCGCACCAGCACCAACACCTATTTCCGCGAACGCACCCCATGGCGTGTCGGCACCGTCCGGCTCGACGCCGGCCCCTCCGTCATGTGCCACGTACATGGCGATGTGCCGCGCGGCGGTCGGGTGCGCATCATCAACCGGCTCGACAAGTCGGGCCAGGGCGTTCTCTACGCCCTGCCTCCCGAAGGGACGCCCAACATGGAAGACGATCCGCAACTCCGCGAAATCACCGCCGATCCGAAATTCCGCCGCGTGCTCATCACCGATGCGCGCAGCGAAAACGCCGTGGCGCTGGCCGAGGCCTTTGCAAAGGCCGGGGCATCGATCATCTTCATCGGCGAGCCCGAAGGCTGGCGGCCCTATCCGCACCGCGCGGCACTTGAGGCGATCCCCAATGTCCAGATCGTGCCGCTCGACGTCACCGACACCGGGTCGGTCGCCGAGCTGGCGGGCGAGATCGGCGGCAAGACGGACATTCTCGTCAACAATGCCCGCTTCGTACGCCCCGGCGGCATCATGGACCGTGGAGACACCGTGTTCGCCCGCGACGAGATGGAAGTGAATTATCTCGGCCTGATGCGGCTTGCCCAGTCCTTCGGCCCGGCCATGCGCGGGCGCGGCGCAGACGGCGACAACAGCGCCGCCGCCTGGGTCAACATCCTGTCGGTCTACGCTTATTCCAACATGCCGGCCTTTGGCGCGTTCTCCGCGTCCAATGCCGCCGCCTACTCGCTGTCGCAGTGCCTGCGCGCGGAGATGCGGCCCGGCGGCGTGCGCGTGATGAACGTCTATACGGGCCCGACGGACGACGCATGGCACCAGCCCCTGCCGCCGCCCAAGGTCGCGCCCGCAGCCCTTGCCCGCGCCATCGTCTCCGGCCTCAAGGACGGGCTTGAAGATGTGTTCGTCGGCGACGTGGCGAAGGACCTGATCGAACGCTGGCGCGCCGGCGCAAAGGTGCTGGAGCGCGAGATGAGCGAAACCGACGGAGGCGGCGCATGA
- a CDS encoding SDR family NAD(P)-dependent oxidoreductase, producing MEKELTAVITGGNKGIGADLAHTMLDAGYRVVSVARRAPEFSHERLSSVEADLLDDTAVSSAAAEIARRHDVTHFVQNAGLIWPNLIEDASAEDITGLAQLHLGSALTLLKAFLPSMKERRFGRVLFNGSRAALGAQTRTAYGASKAGMVGMARTWALELAPHGITVNVVAPGPIQTDNFWGIIPKGSEREAELAKRIPVGRLGAVEDVTNAFMFFADPKASFVTGQTLYVCGGASVGSMQL from the coding sequence ATGGAAAAAGAACTGACAGCCGTGATCACCGGCGGCAACAAGGGCATCGGCGCGGATCTCGCCCACACCATGCTGGATGCGGGCTACCGCGTCGTCTCGGTCGCGCGCCGCGCGCCGGAGTTCTCGCATGAACGGCTGAGCTCTGTCGAAGCCGACCTGCTGGACGACACAGCCGTCAGCTCGGCCGCAGCCGAGATCGCCCGCAGGCACGACGTCACCCATTTCGTGCAGAATGCGGGCCTCATCTGGCCGAACCTCATCGAGGACGCCAGCGCCGAAGACATTACCGGCCTCGCCCAGCTCCATCTGGGCTCAGCCCTGACACTCCTGAAAGCCTTCCTCCCTTCCATGAAAGAGCGCCGCTTCGGCCGCGTTCTCTTCAATGGCTCGCGCGCAGCGCTCGGCGCACAGACCCGCACCGCCTATGGCGCATCCAAGGCCGGCATGGTGGGCATGGCGCGCACCTGGGCGCTGGAGCTCGCGCCCCATGGCATCACCGTCAATGTGGTGGCGCCCGGCCCGATCCAGACCGACAATTTCTGGGGCATCATCCCCAAGGGCAGCGAGCGGGAAGCAGAGCTTGCCAAACGCATTCCCGTCGGCCGGCTCGGCGCGGTGGAAGACGTGACCAACGCCTTCATGTTCTTCGCAGACCCGAAGGCAAGCTTCGTCACCGGACAGACGCTCTATGTCTGCGGCGGCGCAAGCGTGGGCAGCATGCAGCTTTGA